A single genomic interval of Eleutherodactylus coqui strain aEleCoq1 chromosome 3, aEleCoq1.hap1, whole genome shotgun sequence harbors:
- the LOC136619780 gene encoding protein kinase C delta type-like, with amino-acid sequence MATGQSPFYQGSSRRKIIKSIKRKKPKFPSWLDADVKHLVKRLLRKKPKKRLGVHKNIRGHRFFNTVNWEELELRRAEPPFKPFSRVPRNRDLPWPEDGTPLHPIDGFSYTSPSWTRMTRRIRL; translated from the exons atggcaacaggacagtcccctttctaccaaggctcctccaggaggaagatcatcaagtccatcaaaagaaagaagccaaaattcccATCCTGGCTGGATGCGGACGTAAAGCATCTTGTGAAGAGACTGCTGCGAAAGAAGCCtaagaagaggctgggtgtccacAAGAACATCAGAGGTCACCGCTTCTTCAACACCGTAAATTGGGAGGAGCTGGAACTGAGAAGAGCAGAACCGCCATTCAAGCCCTTCAGCAGAGTTCCGAGGAACCGAGACCTTCCGTGGCCGGAGGATGGGACACCTCTTCACCCCAtagacggattctcgtacacttcaccaagctggacccg gatgacgagaagaattcgattgtga
- the LOC136620144 gene encoding protein kinase C delta type-like: protein MAIKVVDREKSKADSIRRERRILLKAQDCPFICHLYAAQQSADRAYFITEYLSGGSLAAMIRMCGSLDINHVRFYTAEIACGLQFLHRRYIIHRDIKPANIMLDGDGHIRLIDLGLAQDGVVPSKKISGVTERLRRSS from the exons atggccatcaaggttgtcgaCAGAGAAAAGAGCAAGGCAGACAGCATAAGGAGAGAGCGGCGGatactcctaaaggcccaagactgccccttcatctgccatctgtacgccgcacagcagtctgcagaccgggcctacttcatcacggagtatctgtccggcGGAAGCCTGGCAGCTatgatcaggatgtgcggcagcttggacatcaaccatgtgag attctacacagcggagatagcatgcggtctccagttcctgcaccgacgctACATCATCCACCG tgacataaagccggcgaacatcatgctggacggagatggacacatccgcctgattgacctggggctggcccaagacggcgttGTCCCGTCTAAGAAGATCAGCGGAGTGACGG AAAGACTACGACGCAGCAgttga